A single window of Flavobacterium aestivum DNA harbors:
- a CDS encoding PorP/SprF family type IX secretion system membrane protein, whose protein sequence is MKNFLLSVFFFFCSIQVFYSQKEDGAVSFVIPPGNSLKFNSFTINPTFSFVRQQSAYITLFNKSQWTGFENAPKTYLLSYSGRFKENEGIALGVFKQDYGVLTTFGLMTNFAHNILLQEDNNLTFGINLSAYKSGLNSGKIVSNFPDPSLDNIPSNTLLAISPGVNYGTTYFDFGLAYNNLVTYNFNSGVLKDDPNSGLEAHVMYTGFLDSYGFFDKSKFSGLVKTELYKEQTIISGSAMFAIPKGIWAQAGYNSVLGISAGLGFNITPKIALEYSYGMGLGDISNLGASHIIVLAYKLKNNNYDYGDDEEEGAIFTPTEVRKTVPAKAKTDTKEVAAAKAQATAEAKAKLAAAAKTKADAQKAAAEKAKLAADAKAKSDAEAVIAKNKLAADAKAKSDAAAAQIAANKKSEAAVAKAKLTADTKAKADADAAAKLAAEAKAKSDAQAKLAADNKAKADAAAQAKAEAQAKLAADNKAKADAAAQAKAEAQAKLAADNKAKADAAAQAKAEAQAKLAADNKAKADAAAQAKAEAQAKLAADAKAKSDAEAQAKEAQAKLAADAKAKADAQAKLLADSKIKADADAQEALAAKAKAEAQAKEAQAKLAADAKAKADAQAKLLADSKIKADADAQEAQAAKAKAEAQEKEAQAKLAAEAKIKADAKAKEEAEAQAKLAVEAKAKADAEVQAKLAEEAKAKADAEAKVKADAKAKEEAEAKAKLASEAKVKADAEAKLIADAKAKEAAETKAKLAAEAKAKSDAEAKLIADAKAKADAEAKAKLAAEAKAKADAEAKLIADTKAKEEEAKAKLAAEAKAKADAEAKLIADAKAKADAEAKAKLAAEAKAKADAEAKLIADTKAKEEEAKAKLAAEAKAKADAEAKLIADAKAKADAEAQAKLAAEAKAKADAEAKLIADAKAKADAEAQAKLATEAKAKADAEAKARLAAEAKAKADAEAQAKLAAEAKAKADAAAQAKLAAEAKAKADADSKLAAEAKAKADAAAEQDRIEAAAAAKLAVEALAKAKADAMPKDEYGKSMDNITKTLEDSKKKQQQLLNRLDASVANKEKALRELKEENDLSDKGVVKTTVEFKSTSAENSELESIRAQIAEVNRAQNESLAEFNRLYNERLKKVPNKNDLINQNYLKTIENLKAEQAKAEESNAALIRNLEQIKIQTEIEKKRRIKRAASLNDQDRYAQDLATLKRLKETTKVSSVPLKAEDFDFGDKQSNMQIIKNNKNVESGYYLILAVHSDAQKRDTFVTKTLSAGQKDVNFFYDANSSKYFIYEAMFDNLEEATNALGEKGKKPYNGKMVIVKIEK, encoded by the coding sequence ATGAAAAATTTTCTTTTAAGTGTTTTCTTTTTTTTCTGTTCCATTCAAGTTTTCTACTCACAAAAAGAAGATGGAGCAGTATCTTTTGTTATTCCTCCCGGAAACTCTTTGAAATTTAATTCATTTACAATCAATCCTACTTTTAGTTTTGTAAGACAGCAAAGTGCTTATATTACACTTTTTAACAAAAGTCAATGGACAGGATTTGAAAATGCGCCCAAAACTTATTTATTAAGTTATTCAGGACGTTTTAAAGAAAATGAAGGTATAGCTTTGGGCGTTTTTAAACAAGATTATGGTGTATTAACCACTTTTGGTCTTATGACCAATTTTGCCCATAATATCCTTCTTCAAGAAGATAATAATTTGACATTTGGAATTAATTTAAGTGCTTATAAAAGCGGTTTGAATAGTGGGAAAATAGTTTCTAATTTCCCAGATCCTTCTCTGGATAATATCCCTTCCAATACTTTGTTAGCTATTTCACCTGGGGTTAACTATGGTACGACTTATTTTGATTTTGGTCTTGCTTATAATAATTTAGTAACATATAATTTTAATTCAGGTGTTTTAAAAGACGATCCTAATAGTGGGTTAGAAGCTCATGTTATGTATACAGGATTCCTTGATTCATATGGTTTTTTCGACAAAAGTAAGTTTTCAGGTCTCGTAAAAACCGAATTATATAAAGAACAGACGATTATTTCAGGATCGGCAATGTTTGCGATTCCTAAAGGTATTTGGGCCCAGGCTGGATATAATTCTGTTTTAGGAATATCAGCTGGGCTAGGTTTTAATATTACTCCAAAAATCGCATTAGAATATTCATACGGAATGGGCTTAGGAGATATTTCAAACCTTGGTGCATCACATATTATTGTTTTAGCATATAAATTGAAAAACAATAATTATGATTATGGAGATGATGAAGAGGAAGGAGCTATTTTTACACCTACAGAAGTTCGTAAAACGGTACCTGCAAAAGCTAAAACAGATACAAAAGAAGTTGCTGCAGCGAAAGCACAAGCTACAGCTGAAGCAAAAGCCAAACTAGCCGCTGCTGCAAAAACAAAAGCTGATGCTCAAAAGGCGGCTGCAGAAAAAGCAAAACTTGCTGCTGATGCCAAGGCGAAGTCAGATGCTGAAGCTGTTATTGCTAAAAATAAATTAGCAGCAGATGCTAAAGCAAAATCGGATGCCGCAGCAGCACAAATTGCAGCTAATAAAAAATCAGAAGCTGCCGTTGCAAAAGCAAAACTAACAGCCGATACAAAAGCGAAAGCAGATGCAGATGCTGCTGCAAAATTAGCTGCTGAGGCTAAGGCTAAATCGGATGCTCAAGCTAAATTAGCGGCTGACAATAAAGCTAAAGCAGATGCTGCTGCTCAAGCTAAAGCAGAAGCTCAAGCTAAACTAGCAGCAGACAATAAAGCGAAAGCCGATGCTGCCGCTCAAGCTAAAGCAGAAGCTCAAGCTAAACTAGCAGCAGACAATAAAGCGAAAGCTGATGCTGCCGCTCAAGCTAAAGCAGAAGCCCAAGCTAAATTAGCCGCTGACAATAAAGCGAAAGCCGATGCAGCCGCTCAAGCCAAAGCTGAAGCTCAGGCAAAATTAGCTGCAGATGCAAAAGCAAAATCGGATGCTGAGGCTCAAGCAAAAGAAGCGCAAGCTAAATTAGCAGCAGATGCGAAGGCTAAAGCTGATGCACAAGCAAAACTTTTAGCTGATTCAAAAATTAAAGCAGATGCAGATGCTCAAGAAGCCTTAGCTGCCAAAGCTAAAGCCGAAGCTCAAGCAAAAGAAGCACAAGCTAAATTAGCAGCAGATGCGAAAGCCAAAGCTGATGCGCAAGCAAAACTTTTAGCTGATTCAAAAATTAAAGCGGATGCAGATGCTCAAGAAGCCCAAGCTGCCAAAGCTAAAGCAGAAGCTCAAGAGAAAGAAGCCCAAGCGAAATTAGCAGCAGAAGCTAAAATTAAAGCTGATGCTAAGGCTAAAGAGGAAGCCGAAGCTCAAGCGAAACTAGCAGTAGAAGCTAAAGCAAAAGCAGATGCAGAGGTTCAAGCTAAATTAGCTGAAGAGGCCAAAGCAAAAGCCGACGCTGAAGCTAAAGTTAAAGCAGATGCAAAGGCTAAAGAGGAAGCAGAAGCTAAAGCCAAACTAGCTTCAGAAGCCAAAGTTAAAGCTGATGCTGAAGCAAAATTGATTGCAGATGCGAAGGCTAAAGAAGCAGCAGAGACTAAAGCAAAACTAGCTGCAGAAGCCAAAGCCAAATCAGACGCTGAAGCAAAATTGATTGCTGATGCGAAAGCTAAAGCAGATGCAGAGGCTAAGGCGAAACTAGCTGCAGAGGCTAAAGCTAAAGCCGACGCCGAAGCAAAATTGATTGCAGATACGAAGGCCAAGGAAGAAGAAGCTAAAGCAAAACTAGCTGCAGAGGCCAAAGCGAAAGCCGACGCTGAAGCAAAATTGATTGCTGATGCGAAAGCTAAAGCAGATGCAGAGGCTAAGGCGAAACTAGCTGCAGAGGCCAAAGCTAAAGCCGACGCCGAAGCAAAATTGATTGCAGATACGAAGGCTAAGGAAGAAGAAGCTAAAGCAAAACTAGCTGCAGAGGCCAAAGCGAAAGCCGACGCTGAAGCAAAATTGATTGCAGATGCTAAAGCCAAAGCAGATGCAGAGGCTCAAGCGAAACTAGCTGCTGAAGCCAAAGCTAAAGCCGACGCCGAAGCAAAATTGATTGCAGATGCTAAAGCCAAAGCAGATGCAGAGGCTCAAGCGAAACTAGCTACAGAGGCCAAAGCTAAAGCCGACGCAGAAGCTAAAGCGAGACTAGCTGCAGAGGCCAAAGCTAAAGCTGATGCAGAAGCACAAGCAAAACTTGCTGCTGAGGCTAAAGCCAAAGCGGATGCTGCTGCTCAGGCCAAACTAGCAGCCGAAGCAAAAGCTAAAGCGGATGCTGATTCAAAATTAGCTGCGGAAGCAAAAGCAAAAGCAGATGCTGCTGCTGAACAAGACAGAATTGAAGCTGCTGCCGCTGCCAAACTAGCTGTTGAAGCACTTGCAAAAGCAAAAGCTGATGCTATGCCTAAAGATGAGTATGGCAAATCGATGGATAATATAACTAAAACATTAGAGGATTCTAAAAAGAAACAACAGCAGTTACTTAATAGATTAGATGCTTCTGTGGCCAATAAAGAAAAAGCTTTAAGAGAGTTAAAAGAAGAAAATGACTTAAGCGATAAAGGTGTTGTAAAAACAACTGTTGAGTTCAAGAGCACATCTGCTGAAAATAGTGAGTTAGAATCTATAAGAGCTCAAATTGCTGAAGTGAATAGAGCACAAAATGAGTCTTTAGCTGAGTTTAACAGACTTTATAATGAAAGACTTAAAAAGGTTCCAAATAAGAATGATTTGATTAATCAAAATTATTTAAAAACTATTGAAAATTTAAAAGCTGAACAAGCAAAAGCTGAAGAATCAAATGCAGCTTTAATTAGAAACTTAGAGCAAATTAAAATACAAACTGAGATTGAGAAAAAACGTAGAATCAAGCGTGCAGCCTCATTGAATGATCAAGATAGATATGCTCAGGATTTAGCTACTTTAAAAAGATTAAAAGAAACAACAAAAGTTAGTAGTGTTCCTCTTAAAGCAGAAGATTTTGATTTTGGAGACAAGCAATCTAATATGCAGATTATCAAGAATAATAAAAATGTTGAGAGTGGTTATTATTTAATTCTTGCTGTACATAGTGATGCACAAAAAAGAGATACTTTTGTAACCAAAACATTGTCAGCAGGACAAAAAGATGTGAATTTCTTCTATGATGCGAATTCAAGTAAATATTTTATTTACGAAGCGATGTTTGATAATCTAGAAGAGGCAACAAATGCATTAGGAGAAAAAGGTAAAAAACCATACAACGGTAAGATGGTAATTGTTAAGATTGAAAAATAA
- a CDS encoding gliding motility-associated C-terminal domain-containing protein, which translates to MSSKAPSFFSSDIFLNFLMLLILPSAFFVYSQTINPIKLPFDRICAGGPHPSIAGQVFNEYQASFKVSGFDPSVSFVVELSDPSGSFTTPIATTALPPLAGTPPDTATDKTLTFAVPTNLVGSNTYQLRVKSSSGVVSSSFNINVPGSDKNLPAYFKAYNGSFFINDKKNAVSYCNGGSVTLTIYNPTPSTPESSPANYPQLKYKWYQNDQLVQNQSGNSLVVSSEGVYYAELDYGSCSDVNFSSQRVTVTGVTGSVASISSSSGNPFCASSGNSTLTATSGNTYVWKKNNVIIAGATAQTYDTNLPGNYTCDVDFGGCKSTGSIDLKVFEINSTISGVDVDKVNRIAEGEKLSVTTTTNAVSPSYQWLLNDVIIPGETKSSLDVTAQGKYKGIITQTSGCQIKNEFLFEVSYQTNYNVSQISNIVTPNNDGINDTWIIPDQYISGTNTQVMILNSSGKIVFQTDNYDNYNGWPQTPIEFSNFNPVYYYIITPSGQSAKKGSITLVK; encoded by the coding sequence ATGTCAAGTAAAGCCCCCTCTTTTTTTTCTTCAGATATTTTTTTAAATTTTTTGATGCTGTTGATTCTGCCTTCAGCGTTTTTTGTGTATTCACAAACAATTAACCCTATAAAATTACCATTCGATAGAATTTGTGCTGGTGGACCACATCCTTCGATTGCAGGTCAAGTTTTTAATGAGTATCAAGCTTCTTTTAAGGTTAGTGGTTTTGATCCTAGTGTAAGCTTTGTTGTAGAACTTTCCGATCCCTCAGGATCTTTTACAACTCCAATTGCAACTACTGCTTTACCACCTTTGGCAGGAACACCTCCAGATACAGCAACAGATAAAACGCTTACATTTGCAGTACCTACTAATTTAGTAGGTTCTAATACCTATCAATTGAGAGTTAAAAGTTCTAGTGGAGTAGTAAGTTCTAGTTTTAATATTAATGTTCCGGGTAGTGATAAAAATCTTCCTGCGTATTTTAAAGCTTATAACGGCTCTTTTTTCATTAATGATAAAAAGAATGCTGTAAGTTATTGTAATGGTGGTAGTGTTACTCTAACGATATATAACCCAACTCCTTCTACTCCTGAATCCTCACCTGCAAATTACCCACAATTAAAATATAAGTGGTATCAGAATGATCAATTGGTGCAAAACCAATCTGGGAATTCTTTAGTAGTAAGTTCGGAAGGAGTTTATTATGCTGAATTAGATTATGGTTCTTGTTCTGATGTTAATTTTAGTTCACAGCGTGTAACCGTAACTGGTGTAACCGGAAGTGTGGCGTCTATTAGTTCAAGCTCAGGTAATCCTTTTTGTGCTAGTTCTGGAAATTCTACTTTAACAGCTACTTCTGGAAATACGTATGTATGGAAAAAAAATAATGTTATTATTGCTGGTGCTACTGCTCAAACGTATGATACCAATTTACCAGGTAATTATACTTGTGACGTTGACTTTGGTGGATGTAAATCAACTGGGTCTATAGATTTAAAAGTATTTGAAATTAATAGCACAATTTCTGGTGTTGATGTTGATAAAGTGAATAGAATAGCTGAAGGAGAGAAATTATCCGTTACAACAACTACAAATGCTGTTTCGCCAAGTTATCAATGGCTTCTTAATGATGTTATCATTCCTGGTGAAACCAAAAGTTCATTAGATGTTACAGCTCAAGGGAAATATAAAGGGATTATTACACAAACTTCGGGATGTCAAATAAAAAATGAATTCCTTTTTGAAGTGTCTTATCAAACAAACTATAATGTGTCACAAATATCGAATATAGTTACTCCTAATAATGATGGTATTAATGATACTTGGATTATTCCTGATCAATATATTAGTGGGACTAATACCCAAGTTATGATATTAAATTCATCAGGTAAAATAGTTTTCCAAACTGATAATTATGATAATTACAATGGTTGGCCACAAACCCCTATTGAATTCAGTAATTTCAATCCTGTTTACTATTATATAATTACTCCTTCTGGTCAATCTGCCAAAAAGGGTTCAATAACTCTTGTGAAATAA
- a CDS encoding ATP-binding protein: protein MQFSEILGQDYIKNHLTKSADSGRIPHAQLFVGPEGSGTLAMAIAYSQYVLCNNTEGPNESCVLKFQKLSHPDLHFIYPTVTTEEIKQKPKSIDFITDWRQFLLENPYGSLFDWYSKLGVQNKQGEIRVDDAQEILKSLALKSYEGGYKIMIIWMADKLNISASNKLLKLLEEPPEKTVFILISENEEDIIQTIRSRCQIVHFNALSEQIITDALINKEQIDPKLATKIAHQAQGNYCKALHLLHDDNDEFPFEQWFVTWVRAAFKAKGNAAAIQDLILWSEQIAALGRETQKKFLQFCIEMFRQALLLNYETQKLVYIEAKVEKFKLENFAPFVNGNNINDIFKELSDAMYHIERNGNAKIILTDLSIKLTRLIHKK, encoded by the coding sequence ATGCAATTTTCAGAAATTCTAGGACAAGATTATATTAAAAATCACTTAACAAAAAGTGCCGATTCAGGAAGAATTCCTCATGCACAATTATTTGTGGGACCTGAAGGAAGTGGTACTTTGGCTATGGCGATAGCCTATTCTCAATATGTACTTTGCAATAATACTGAAGGGCCAAACGAATCCTGTGTTTTAAAATTCCAAAAACTATCACACCCTGATCTGCATTTTATATACCCCACCGTTACCACTGAAGAAATAAAACAAAAGCCAAAAAGCATCGATTTCATAACTGATTGGAGACAATTTTTACTTGAAAATCCTTACGGAAGTTTATTTGATTGGTACTCAAAATTGGGCGTTCAAAATAAGCAAGGTGAAATTCGTGTAGATGATGCCCAAGAAATTTTAAAATCTTTGGCATTAAAATCATACGAAGGAGGTTACAAAATAATGATTATCTGGATGGCAGATAAATTAAACATTTCTGCTTCTAATAAATTATTAAAGTTACTGGAGGAACCACCGGAAAAAACAGTTTTTATATTGATCTCTGAGAATGAAGAAGACATCATTCAAACGATACGATCACGTTGTCAGATAGTTCATTTTAATGCTTTAAGTGAACAAATTATAACAGATGCTCTAATAAACAAAGAACAAATTGATCCAAAACTGGCGACAAAAATTGCTCATCAAGCACAGGGTAACTACTGTAAAGCACTACACCTGTTGCATGATGATAATGACGAATTTCCTTTTGAGCAATGGTTTGTTACTTGGGTTAGAGCTGCCTTTAAAGCCAAAGGAAATGCGGCGGCCATTCAAGATTTGATTCTGTGGAGTGAACAAATCGCTGCATTAGGAAGAGAAACACAGAAAAAATTTCTACAGTTTTGTATCGAAATGTTTCGTCAGGCTTTGCTACTGAATTATGAAACTCAGAAACTAGTTTACATTGAAGCTAAGGTCGAAAAATTCAAACTAGAAAATTTTGCACCTTTTGTAAACGGAAACAATATTAATGACATTTTCAAAGAACTATCTGATGCTATGTATCATATAGAACGCAATGGAAACGCAAAAATAATTTTAACAGATTTATCTATAAAACTCACACGTCTCATCCATAAAAAGTAA
- a CDS encoding DoxX family protein has product MNNIASTLILVFLAITFLQSAYDKLFYWKDNLDWLKEHFSATPLKNQVPLALLNVLLLELLSGILCTVGSIELTVNSGKTYGLYGAIFSCITLIMLLFGQRLAKDYDGARTIVLYFIPAVMAVYWLN; this is encoded by the coding sequence ATGAATAATATTGCCTCAACCCTAATTTTAGTTTTTTTAGCCATTACCTTTTTGCAATCAGCTTATGATAAACTATTTTATTGGAAAGATAATCTCGATTGGTTAAAAGAACATTTTTCAGCAACTCCCTTAAAAAATCAAGTTCCGCTAGCCTTACTTAATGTCTTATTGCTAGAATTATTGTCTGGTATTTTATGCACTGTCGGCTCTATAGAATTAACCGTAAATAGCGGAAAAACTTATGGCTTGTATGGAGCAATTTTTTCTTGTATTACTCTTATAATGCTACTTTTTGGACAAAGATTAGCCAAAGATTATGACGGAGCAAGAACCATAGTCCTTTATTTTATTCCTGCGGTAATGGCTGTATATTGGCTGAATTAA
- a CDS encoding acyl-CoA thioesterase encodes MTPKHPSESLTILTDLVLPSETNPLNNLFGGELLARMDRAASIAAGRHSRRIGVTASVNHVAFNKSIPLGSVVIIEAKVSRAFKSSMEIYLDVWVEDRQSGNRTKANEAIYTFVAVDDTGRPVEVPVLEPETELEKQRYDGALRRKQLSLVLAGKMNPHDATELKALFT; translated from the coding sequence ATGACACCAAAACATCCTTCGGAATCCTTAACTATATTAACCGATTTGGTTTTACCAAGTGAAACCAATCCTTTGAATAACTTATTTGGAGGGGAATTATTAGCCAGAATGGATCGCGCAGCGAGTATTGCCGCCGGAAGACATTCTCGTAGAATAGGTGTAACGGCTTCTGTTAATCACGTTGCTTTTAACAAATCTATTCCATTAGGTAGTGTAGTAATTATTGAGGCCAAAGTATCCAGAGCTTTTAAAAGTTCAATGGAAATCTATTTAGATGTTTGGGTTGAAGACCGACAATCTGGGAATAGAACCAAAGCCAATGAAGCGATTTACACTTTTGTAGCTGTTGATGACACAGGAAGACCCGTAGAAGTTCCAGTACTGGAACCAGAAACAGAATTGGAAAAACAACGCTACGATGGGGCTTTAAGAAGAAAACAATTGAGCTTAGTTTTGGCTGGCAAAATGAATCCTCATGATGCTACTGAATTAAAAGCCCTTTTTACATAA
- the recA gene encoding recombinase RecA codes for MKEKEKEMKEKNSSEKEAKLKALQLTLDKLDKTYGKGTVMKMGDRAIEEVETISSGSLGVDLALGVGGYPKGRIIEIYGPESSGKTTLTLHAIAEAQKAGGIAAFIDAEHAFDRNYAEKLNVDIENLIISQPDNGEQALEIAENLIRSGAIDIVVIDSVAALTPKSEIEGEMGDSKMGLHARLMSQALRKLTGTISKTNCTVFFINQLREKIGVMFGNPETTTGGNALKFYASVRLDIRRSTQIKDGENVLGNRTKVKIVKNKVAPPFKVAEFDIMYGEGISKTGEILDLAVEFEIIKKAGSWFSYGETKLGQGRDAVKSLIKDNPELADELEVKIKDHIKEFAID; via the coding sequence ATGAAAGAAAAAGAAAAAGAAATGAAAGAAAAAAACAGTTCAGAGAAAGAAGCTAAGTTAAAAGCACTGCAATTAACGCTTGATAAATTAGACAAAACTTACGGAAAAGGAACTGTAATGAAAATGGGGGATAGAGCCATTGAGGAAGTAGAAACTATTTCTTCTGGGTCTTTAGGTGTTGATTTAGCTTTGGGAGTTGGAGGTTACCCTAAAGGAAGAATTATAGAGATCTATGGTCCTGAATCTTCTGGTAAAACAACATTGACCCTACATGCTATTGCTGAAGCACAAAAAGCAGGCGGAATAGCTGCTTTTATAGATGCGGAACATGCATTTGACAGAAATTATGCAGAGAAATTGAATGTTGACATCGAAAACCTAATCATCTCTCAACCTGATAACGGGGAGCAAGCATTAGAAATTGCTGAAAATTTAATTCGCTCTGGTGCAATTGACATTGTGGTTATTGACTCTGTTGCTGCATTAACACCTAAAAGTGAAATTGAAGGCGAAATGGGGGATTCAAAAATGGGATTACATGCTCGTTTAATGTCACAAGCCCTAAGAAAATTAACAGGAACGATAAGCAAAACCAACTGTACAGTATTTTTTATCAACCAATTGAGAGAAAAAATCGGTGTGATGTTTGGAAATCCTGAAACTACAACGGGTGGAAATGCATTGAAATTTTATGCTTCAGTTCGTTTAGACATTCGTCGTTCTACTCAGATAAAAGATGGTGAAAACGTATTAGGTAACCGAACTAAAGTAAAAATTGTTAAAAACAAAGTTGCACCGCCATTTAAAGTAGCCGAATTTGACATTATGTATGGAGAAGGAATCTCTAAAACTGGTGAAATATTAGATCTTGCTGTAGAATTTGAAATTATCAAAAAAGCGGGCTCTTGGTTTAGTTATGGTGAGACCAAACTAGGACAAGGTCGTGATGCAGTAAAATCATTAATAAAAGACAATCCGGAATTGGCTGACGAACTTGAAGTGAAGATCAAAGATCACATCAAAGAATTTGCAATCGATTAA
- a CDS encoding lysophospholipid acyltransferase family protein, protein MKGIKKIFWAVWRVWFYVVMLIPILIMCPFLVASILTESGYPYFFKMSRIWAKCVLFGMGFYYKVEKIQNLDPHKSYMFVANHTSMTDIMLMLAVVKNPFVFVGKMSLAKIPLFGFFYKRTSILVDRSCSKSKMEVFEEAQKRIDRGLSICIFPEGGVPHDESILLDNFKDGAFRLAVEHELPIVPLVFPDNKKRLSYTFYSGSPGLMRVKILPYIETADKKGVIDRKEIKEEVRDLIYNELLEFEKLDKLKEKN, encoded by the coding sequence ATGAAAGGTATAAAAAAGATATTTTGGGCCGTATGGCGGGTTTGGTTTTACGTCGTAATGCTTATTCCGATCCTTATTATGTGTCCTTTTTTGGTTGCTTCAATCTTGACCGAAAGTGGGTATCCCTATTTTTTCAAGATGTCCCGTATTTGGGCAAAATGTGTTCTTTTTGGAATGGGATTTTATTATAAAGTGGAAAAAATTCAAAATTTAGATCCTCACAAAAGCTATATGTTTGTAGCTAATCATACCTCAATGACAGATATTATGCTAATGCTTGCGGTGGTAAAAAATCCGTTTGTTTTTGTTGGTAAAATGTCGCTAGCTAAAATCCCATTATTTGGCTTTTTTTACAAAAGAACAAGCATTCTTGTAGATAGAAGTTGTTCTAAAAGTAAAATGGAAGTTTTTGAAGAAGCTCAAAAAAGAATTGATCGCGGACTTAGTATTTGTATATTTCCGGAAGGAGGAGTTCCCCATGACGAGTCTATTTTGTTAGACAATTTCAAAGATGGAGCATTTCGTCTAGCAGTAGAACATGAATTACCAATCGTTCCTTTAGTTTTTCCAGACAATAAGAAAAGATTATCTTATACTTTCTATAGTGGAAGTCCTGGTTTGATGAGGGTAAAAATTCTTCCTTATATCGAAACAGCAGATAAAAAAGGAGTGATAGACAGAAAAGAAATTAAGGAAGAAGTAAGGGATCTTATTTACAATGAATTACTCGAGTTTGAGAAATTAGACAAGCTGAAAGAAAAGAATTAA
- the trpS gene encoding tryptophan--tRNA ligase yields MAKILSGVQSTGTPHLGNLLGAIIPAIELSNKPENESFLFIADLHSITQIKNGETLRANTYSTAVAWLACGLDVEKVVFYRQSDVPQTTELSWYLSCFFPFQRLTLAHSFKDKSDRLDDVNAGLFSYPMLMAADILMYDAEFVPVGKDQLQHLEITRDVASRFNHQMGETFVIPEAKVQDDSMLIPGTNGGKMSKSANNFINIFLDDKALRKQIMSIETDSTPLEAPKNPETCNCFALYKLMATESQLETMRANYLGGNYGYGHAKQALFELILEKFKTEREKYNYYINNLEEVDALLKIGAQKASTVANSVLDRVREKLGFEMM; encoded by the coding sequence ATGGCAAAAATACTTTCTGGAGTTCAAAGTACTGGAACTCCTCACTTAGGGAACTTACTTGGAGCAATTATACCAGCAATAGAATTATCTAATAAACCCGAAAACGAATCTTTTCTTTTCATAGCTGATTTACATTCAATCACACAAATAAAAAACGGAGAAACTTTAAGAGCCAATACTTATAGTACTGCTGTGGCTTGGTTAGCATGTGGTTTAGATGTTGAAAAAGTGGTTTTTTACCGTCAGTCAGATGTGCCACAAACAACAGAATTATCTTGGTATTTGAGTTGTTTTTTCCCATTTCAACGTTTAACATTAGCCCACTCTTTCAAGGATAAATCCGATAGATTGGATGATGTAAATGCTGGATTGTTTTCTTACCCTATGCTTATGGCTGCTGATATTTTGATGTATGATGCAGAATTTGTTCCAGTTGGAAAAGATCAGTTACAGCATTTAGAAATTACACGTGATGTTGCCTCAAGATTCAATCACCAAATGGGAGAAACATTTGTAATTCCTGAAGCCAAAGTTCAAGATGACAGTATGCTTATTCCAGGTACAAATGGTGGAAAAATGAGTAAGTCTGCCAATAATTTTATCAATATTTTCTTGGATGATAAAGCATTGCGCAAACAAATCATGAGCATAGAAACGGATAGTACTCCGCTTGAGGCTCCCAAAAATCCTGAAACCTGTAATTGCTTTGCACTGTACAAACTTATGGCAACTGAAAGTCAATTAGAAACCATGAGAGCTAACTACTTAGGTGGCAATTATGGATATGGTCACGCCAAACAGGCTTTGTTTGAATTGATTTTGGAAAAATTTAAAACCGAAAGAGAAAAATACAATTACTACATCAATAATCTTGAGGAAGTAGATGCCTTATTGAAAATTGGTGCTCAAAAAGCAAGTACCGTTGCTAATAGTGTCTTGGATAGAGTAAGAGAGAAACTAGGTTTTGAGATGATGTAA